The Miscanthus floridulus cultivar M001 chromosome 17, ASM1932011v1, whole genome shotgun sequence genome has a window encoding:
- the LOC136515648 gene encoding uncharacterized protein: MDSPFWGIIPGKASLPLGQITLPVQFGTAKHFRVNYVNFLVANFNTAYHAILGRPALAKFMAMQHYMYLVLKMLTQQGVLSLRANLDVAYSCEKESFTLAKATDISIHMQDYLTTLQQISPQDLEIPTMEATQVSTKSKEVKEVVLVPNDQSKTARIGADLDPK, encoded by the coding sequence ATGGACTCTCCATTCTGGGGGATCATTCCTGGAAAAGCGTCCCTACCTCTAGGACAGATTACACTACCGGTCCAATTCGGCACCGCCAAGCACTTTCGTGTCAACTACGTCAACTTTCTAGTTGCTAACTTCAACACGgcgtaccatgccatccttggccgaccagctctcgccaaGTTTATGGCCATGCAACACTACATGtacctggtgttgaagatgctgaCGCAGCAGGGGGTCCTCTCCCTGCGCGCCAACCTCGATGTTGCCTACTCCTGTGAGAAGGAAAGCTTCACGCTTGCCAAGGCTACTGACATCTCCATCCACATGCAGGACTACCTCACAACTTTGCAGCAGATTTCCCCAcaggacctagagatcccaaccaTGGAGGCTACCCAAGTGtcaaccaagtccaaggaggtgaaggaagtggTCCTCGTCCCCAATGACCAGTCTAAGACTGCTCGGATCGGGGCCGAcctcgatcccaaatag